A single genomic interval of Saccharothrix saharensis harbors:
- a CDS encoding DNA-directed RNA polymerase subunit beta' yields MLDVNFFDELRIGLATADDIRQWSYGEVKKPETINYRTLKPEKDGLFCEKIFGPTRDWECYCGKYKRVRFKGIICERCGVEVTRAKVRRERMGHIELAAPVTHIWYFKGVPSRLGYLLDLAPKDLEKIIYFAAYVIVGVNTELRHNDLPTLENEMQVERKRVENRRDADVEARAQKLEADLAELEAEGAKSDVRRKVKEGGEREMRQLRDRAQRELDRLDEIWSTFTKLERAQLIADELLYRELYDRYGDYFTGAMGAEAIQKLLGDYDVDAEADVLRETIRSGKGQKKLRALKRLKVVAAFQATRNNPQGMVLDCVPVIPPDLRPMVQLDGGRFATSDLNDLYRRVINRNNRLKRLIDLGAPEIIVNNEKRMLQEAVDALFDNGRRGRPVTGPGNRPLKSLSDLLKGKQGRFRQNLLGKRVDYSGRSVIVVGPQLKLHQCGLPKQMALELFKPFVMKRLVDLNHAQNIKSAKRMVERARPAVWDVLEEVITEHPVLLNRAPTLHRLGIQAFEPQLVEGKAIQLHPLVCEAFNADFDGDQMAVHLPLSAEAQAEARVLMLSSNNILSPASGKPLAMPRLDMVTGLYHLTRHKEDDLGEGQAYSSPAEALMAFDRKVLGLQAMVKIRITDKNPPKGAEPEGWEPGQPWLAETTLGRVLFNEVLPQDYPFINEVMPKKRQATIINDLAERYPMVTVARTLDKLKDAGFYWATRSGVTVAISDVLVPEAKQGILDEYEKLADAVEKRYQRGQLSYTERNNELVKVWTKATEEVAEVMEANFPEDNSIRMIVKSGAAGNMTQVRSLAGMRGLVTNPKGEYIPRPIKNSFREGLSVLEYFIATHGARKGLADTALRTADSGYLTRRLVDVSQDVIIREIDCGTSRGVNMTVGERQGDKVGLHEFAQTSVYARTIAEDITDADGNIVLNRGDDLGDPALATLVEAGVTRVKVRSVLTCESAVGVCASCYGRSMATGKLVDVGEAVGIVAAQSIGEPGTQLTMRTFHQGGVAGDDITTGLPRVQELFEARVPKGKAPIADVDGRVRIEDGDRFWKITLIPDDGSEEIVFEKLSKRQRLANTATGPLQDGDHVHVGQQLLEGTPDPHEVLRVMGPREAQLHLVQEVQKVYRAQGVAIHDKHIEVIVRQMLRRVTIIDSGATEFLPGSLVERAEFESGNRAVVAEGGEPAAGRPVLMGITKASLATDSWLSAASFQETTRVLTDAAINGRSDKLIGLKENVIIGKLIPAGTGINRYRNIQVQPTEEARAAAYAIPSYDDGYYTPDVFGTGTGAAVPLDDYDFGRDYR; encoded by the coding sequence GTGCTCGACGTCAACTTCTTCGATGAGCTTCGCATCGGTCTCGCGACCGCGGACGACATCCGCCAGTGGTCCTACGGCGAGGTCAAGAAGCCCGAGACCATCAACTACCGCACGCTCAAGCCGGAGAAGGACGGCTTGTTCTGCGAGAAGATCTTCGGTCCCACCCGGGACTGGGAGTGCTACTGCGGCAAGTACAAGCGCGTCCGCTTCAAGGGCATCATCTGCGAGCGCTGCGGCGTCGAGGTGACCCGCGCCAAGGTGCGCCGCGAGCGGATGGGCCACATCGAACTGGCCGCCCCCGTCACGCACATCTGGTACTTCAAGGGCGTCCCCAGCCGGTTGGGCTACCTGCTCGACCTGGCCCCGAAGGACCTCGAGAAGATCATCTACTTCGCCGCCTACGTCATCGTGGGCGTGAACACCGAGCTGCGCCACAACGACCTGCCCACGCTCGAGAACGAGATGCAGGTCGAGCGCAAGCGGGTCGAGAACCGGCGTGACGCCGACGTCGAGGCCCGTGCGCAGAAGCTGGAAGCCGACCTGGCCGAGCTGGAGGCGGAGGGCGCCAAGTCCGACGTCCGCCGCAAGGTCAAGGAGGGCGGCGAGCGCGAGATGCGCCAGCTCCGCGACCGCGCCCAGCGCGAGCTGGACCGGCTCGACGAGATCTGGTCCACGTTCACCAAGCTCGAGCGCGCCCAGCTGATCGCGGACGAGCTGCTCTACCGCGAGCTGTACGACCGCTACGGCGACTACTTCACCGGCGCCATGGGCGCGGAGGCCATCCAGAAGCTCCTGGGTGACTACGACGTCGACGCCGAGGCCGACGTGCTGCGCGAGACCATCCGCAGCGGCAAGGGCCAGAAGAAGCTGCGCGCCCTCAAGCGGCTCAAGGTCGTGGCCGCCTTCCAGGCGACCCGCAACAACCCGCAGGGCATGGTGCTGGACTGCGTCCCGGTCATCCCGCCGGACCTGCGCCCGATGGTGCAGCTCGACGGTGGCCGCTTCGCCACGTCCGACCTGAACGACCTGTACCGCCGCGTCATCAACCGCAACAACCGCCTCAAGCGGCTGATCGACCTCGGCGCGCCCGAGATCATCGTCAACAACGAGAAGCGGATGCTGCAGGAGGCCGTCGACGCGCTGTTCGACAACGGCCGCCGCGGCCGGCCGGTGACGGGCCCGGGCAACCGGCCGCTCAAGTCGCTGTCCGACCTGCTCAAGGGCAAGCAGGGCCGGTTCCGCCAGAACCTGCTCGGCAAGCGCGTCGACTACTCGGGCCGTTCGGTCATCGTGGTCGGCCCGCAGCTGAAGCTGCACCAGTGCGGCCTGCCCAAGCAGATGGCGCTGGAGCTGTTCAAGCCGTTCGTGATGAAGCGGCTGGTCGACCTCAACCACGCGCAGAACATCAAGTCCGCCAAGCGGATGGTGGAGCGCGCGCGCCCCGCCGTGTGGGACGTGCTCGAAGAGGTCATCACCGAGCACCCCGTGCTGCTCAACCGCGCGCCCACGCTGCACCGGCTGGGCATCCAGGCCTTCGAGCCGCAGCTGGTCGAGGGCAAGGCCATCCAGCTGCACCCGCTGGTCTGTGAAGCGTTCAACGCCGACTTCGACGGTGACCAGATGGCGGTCCACCTGCCGCTGTCCGCCGAGGCGCAGGCCGAGGCGCGCGTGCTGATGCTGTCGTCGAACAACATCCTCTCGCCCGCGTCGGGCAAGCCGCTGGCCATGCCGCGTCTGGACATGGTCACCGGCCTGTACCACCTGACCCGGCACAAGGAGGACGACCTCGGCGAGGGCCAGGCGTACTCCTCGCCCGCCGAGGCGCTGATGGCGTTCGACCGCAAGGTGCTCGGACTCCAGGCGATGGTCAAGATCCGGATCACGGACAAGAACCCGCCGAAGGGCGCCGAGCCGGAGGGCTGGGAGCCCGGTCAGCCGTGGCTGGCCGAGACCACCCTCGGTCGCGTGCTGTTCAACGAGGTCCTGCCGCAGGACTACCCGTTCATCAACGAGGTCATGCCGAAGAAGCGGCAGGCGACGATCATCAACGACCTCGCCGAGCGGTACCCGATGGTCACCGTCGCCCGGACGCTGGACAAGCTGAAGGACGCCGGTTTCTACTGGGCCACCCGGTCGGGCGTCACGGTCGCGATCTCCGACGTGCTCGTGCCGGAGGCCAAGCAGGGCATCCTGGACGAGTACGAGAAGCTCGCGGACGCGGTGGAGAAGCGCTACCAGCGCGGTCAGCTCTCCTACACCGAGCGCAACAACGAGCTCGTCAAGGTGTGGACCAAGGCCACCGAAGAGGTCGCCGAGGTCATGGAGGCCAACTTCCCCGAGGACAACTCGATCCGCATGATCGTGAAGTCCGGGGCGGCGGGCAACATGACCCAGGTCCGGTCGCTGGCCGGCATGCGTGGTCTGGTGACCAACCCGAAGGGCGAGTACATCCCGCGTCCGATCAAGAACTCGTTCCGCGAGGGCTTGTCGGTGCTGGAGTACTTCATCGCCACGCACGGTGCCCGCAAGGGTCTGGCCGACACCGCGCTGCGCACCGCCGACTCGGGTTACCTGACCCGTCGTCTGGTGGACGTCTCGCAGGACGTGATCATCCGCGAGATCGACTGCGGCACCAGCCGCGGCGTGAACATGACGGTCGGCGAGCGGCAGGGCGACAAGGTCGGGCTGCACGAGTTCGCGCAGACCAGCGTGTACGCGCGGACCATCGCCGAGGACATCACCGACGCCGATGGCAACATCGTGCTCAACCGCGGTGACGACCTGGGCGACCCGGCGCTGGCCACGCTCGTCGAGGCGGGCGTGACGCGGGTCAAGGTCCGGTCCGTGCTGACCTGCGAGTCCGCGGTCGGTGTGTGCGCGTCGTGCTACGGCCGTTCGATGGCGACCGGCAAGCTGGTCGACGTCGGCGAGGCCGTCGGCATCGTCGCCGCGCAGTCCATCGGTGAGCCCGGCACGCAGCTGACCATGCGCACGTTCCACCAGGGTGGTGTGGCCGGTGACGACATCACCACCGGTCTGCCCCGTGTGCAGGAGCTGTTCGAGGCCCGGGTGCCGAAGGGCAAGGCGCCCATCGCGGACGTCGACGGCCGGGTGCGCATCGAGGACGGCGACCGGTTCTGGAAGATCACCCTCATCCCGGACGACGGGTCCGAGGAGATCGTCTTCGAGAAGCTGTCGAAGCGTCAGCGGCTGGCCAACACGGCCACCGGTCCGCTGCAGGACGGCGACCACGTGCACGTGGGCCAGCAGCTGCTGGAGGGCACGCCCGACCCGCACGAGGTGCTGCGCGTGATGGGGCCCCGCGAGGCCCAGCTGCACCTGGTGCAGGAGGTCCAGAAGGTCTACCGGGCCCAGGGCGTGGCGATCCACGACAAGCACATCGAGGTCATCGTCCGGCAGATGCTGCGCCGGGTGACGATCATCGACTCGGGTGCGACCGAGTTCCTGCCGGGCTCGCTGGTCGAGCGCGCGGAGTTCGAGTCGGGCAACCGGGCCGTGGTGGCGGAGGGCGGCGAGCCCGCCGCCGGCCGTCCGGTGCTGATGGGCATCACGAAGGCGTCGCTGGCCACGGACTCGTGGCTGTCGGCGGCCTCCTTCCAGGAGACGACGAGGGTGCTGACCGACGCCGCCATCAACGGGCGTTCGGACAAGCTCATCGGCCTGAAGGAGAACGTGATCATCGGCAAGCTGATCCCGGCCGGCACCGGCATCAACCGGTACCGGAACATCCAGGTGCAGCCGACCGAGGAAGCGCGTGCGGCGGCGTACGCCATCCCGAGCTACGACGACGGCTACTACACGCCGGACGTCTTCGGCACGGGCACGGGCGCCGCGGTCCCGCTGGACGACTACGACTTCGGCCGCGACTACCGCTGA
- a CDS encoding zf-TFIIB domain-containing protein: MQCPKCHANMRTFDRMGVHIEQCDGCRGVFLDYGELEAITRLEQQMAPPPPPPVAPPAQVHYVQQPAPQPGWGYGGGHYGHRKHRGLGGLFFSS, encoded by the coding sequence ATGCAGTGTCCCAAGTGTCATGCGAACATGCGCACCTTCGACCGCATGGGCGTGCACATCGAGCAGTGCGATGGCTGCCGCGGGGTCTTCCTCGACTACGGCGAGCTGGAGGCCATCACCCGGCTCGAGCAGCAGATGGCTCCGCCGCCCCCGCCGCCCGTCGCGCCTCCTGCGCAGGTGCACTACGTGCAGCAGCCGGCTCCGCAGCCGGGTTGGGGCTACGGCGGCGGCCACTACGGCCACCGGAAGCACCGCGGCCTGGGCGGGTTGTTCTTCTCGTCCTGA
- a CDS encoding phosphotransferase family protein gives MNSDLIAGMAALVAADASPEVLAVRGDVVVVRVADVVLKAHERGTDLGVLTARLRLAADPRLGGLLLAPRSAPAVVLGRVVTAWPMGTPVPQGEPEDLPMEAAGRMLAALHRFTSADFAPPVPAAGAVPRMRRAVRDLALHTPAADLVRRAFATLPEFEAGGTTLIHGDWHLGQLVRRDGYRLIDVDDLGVGDPAWDMARPAALHAAGVLDAQAWGRLLGAYLDSGGAGVPRADPWSVLDAPARALVVQMAARALSAAERDGTGLNDAQEALIDACARIVSTHEPIRRG, from the coding sequence GTGAACTCCGATCTCATCGCGGGCATGGCGGCGCTGGTGGCCGCCGACGCCTCGCCCGAGGTGCTCGCGGTGCGCGGCGACGTCGTCGTGGTCCGGGTCGCGGACGTGGTGCTCAAGGCGCACGAGCGCGGCACGGACCTCGGCGTGCTCACCGCCCGGCTCCGGCTGGCCGCCGACCCGCGGCTGGGCGGGCTGCTGCTCGCGCCCCGCTCGGCGCCCGCGGTCGTGCTCGGCCGGGTCGTGACGGCGTGGCCGATGGGCACGCCGGTGCCGCAGGGCGAGCCCGAGGACCTGCCGATGGAGGCCGCCGGGCGGATGCTCGCCGCGCTGCACCGGTTCACCTCGGCGGACTTCGCGCCGCCCGTGCCGGCCGCCGGCGCCGTGCCCCGGATGCGGCGGGCCGTGCGCGACCTGGCGCTGCACACGCCCGCGGCCGACCTCGTGCGGCGGGCGTTCGCGACGTTGCCGGAGTTCGAGGCGGGCGGCACCACGCTCATCCACGGCGACTGGCACCTGGGCCAACTCGTGCGGCGGGACGGGTACCGGCTGATCGACGTCGACGACCTGGGCGTGGGCGATCCGGCGTGGGACATGGCGCGGCCGGCCGCGCTGCACGCGGCGGGCGTGCTCGACGCGCAGGCGTGGGGCCGGCTGCTCGGGGCGTACCTGGACTCGGGCGGCGCGGGCGTGCCGCGGGCCGATCCGTGGTCGGTGCTGGATGCTCCGGCGCGCGCTTTGGTCGTGCAGATGGCGGCGCGTGCCCTTTCCGCTGCGGAGCGCGACGGAACCGGGTTGAACGACGCTCAGGAAGCGCTGATCGACGCTTGCGCCCGGATCGTGTCGACACACGAACCCATTCGGCGCGGCTAA
- the rpsL gene encoding 30S ribosomal protein S12, producing the protein MPTIQQLVRKGRQDKVAKQKTAALKGSPQRRGVCTRVYTTTPKKPNSALRKVARVKLTSGIEVTAYIPGEGHNLQEHSMVLVRGGRVKDLPGVRYKIIRGSLDTQGVKNRKQARSRYGAKKEKS; encoded by the coding sequence ATGCCAACGATCCAGCAGCTGGTCCGCAAGGGCCGGCAGGACAAGGTCGCCAAGCAGAAGACCGCGGCGCTCAAGGGCAGCCCGCAGCGGCGCGGTGTGTGCACCCGCGTCTACACGACCACGCCCAAGAAGCCGAACTCGGCGCTGCGCAAGGTCGCCCGCGTGAAGCTGACGAGCGGTATCGAGGTCACGGCTTACATCCCCGGTGAGGGCCACAACCTCCAGGAGCACTCGATGGTGCTCGTGCGCGGCGGTCGTGTGAAGGACCTCCCCGGTGTCCGCTACAAGATCATCCGCGGTTCCCTCGACACGCAGGGCGTGAAGAACCGCAAGCAGGCTCGCAGCCGGTACGGCGCGAAGAAGGAGAAGAGCTGA
- the rpsG gene encoding 30S ribosomal protein S7, which translates to MPRKGPAPKRPLISDPVYSSPLVTQLINKVLVDGKRSVAERIVYGALEGAREKTGTDPVVTLKRALDNVKPALEVKSRRVGGATYQVPVEVKPGRSTTLALRWLITFSRQRREKTMIERLMNELLDASNGLGASVKRREDTHKMAESNKAFAHYRW; encoded by the coding sequence ATGCCCCGCAAGGGACCGGCCCCGAAGCGGCCGCTGATCTCCGACCCGGTCTACAGCTCTCCGCTGGTGACCCAGCTCATCAACAAGGTGCTGGTCGACGGCAAGCGCTCCGTGGCCGAGCGGATCGTGTACGGCGCCCTCGAAGGTGCCCGCGAGAAGACCGGCACGGACCCGGTCGTCACGCTCAAGCGCGCCCTGGACAACGTCAAGCCCGCGCTCGAGGTGAAGTCCCGCCGCGTCGGTGGCGCCACCTACCAGGTGCCGGTCGAGGTCAAGCCCGGCCGCTCGACGACCCTCGCGCTGCGCTGGCTGATCACCTTCTCCCGGCAGCGCCGTGAGAAGACCATGATCGAGCGCCTGATGAACGAGCTGCTCGACGCGAGCAACGGCCTCGGCGCGAGCGTCAAGCGCCGCGAGGACACGCACAAGATGGCCGAGTCCAACAAGGCCTTCGCCCACTACCGCTGGTGA